In Juglans regia cultivar Chandler chromosome 13, Walnut 2.0, whole genome shotgun sequence, the following proteins share a genomic window:
- the LOC109013210 gene encoding probable plastid-lipid-associated protein 14, chloroplastic has protein sequence MALCGIGWVPRVERVEIVYFSGNLSKRLIRSSPIRLIGKSSSSNQRQFLGVRCSSARKAVSSMESEENARSALLDSVEEELEHVTRFKISDFKILDCVSIGLGGRADEIIFEASVKNAKSPLYDSRVVLRRLTTVQAQRRGKRAIQVLKKLIRRRLMYHSYSVQVHGYISSPTSSGRGSFTLVHGYHGSFSLRHWLQQSDWLPTLEATLVLDEESVRRVGDDTVGGPAVSRQLRLFRILMRDLLIGVNYLHSHGLAHTELRLENVHISPVDRHIKVGILGNAADFYENSSNSSALDNNLDRRQMMIAFDMRCVGFMMAKMVLRELMDPLIFTKFKSFLMKGKDPSCLREFLLKVLGRNSPLGNTGLQILDRNWGAGWNLLSSLLATKPSKRISCLDALRHPFLCGPRWRVVPSMDIIRWGLGSTAVRITEEYIYGQHQRSRLSYFIELMEMLNPNSKPKNWLDLLPGKWRLVYCTGRHIGLTLRQPPARVLIGDVHLSVSRASKLNTNLSFTSDIGFTVMIGRVWPHDKTGIIGKLQVDSLFRLTAGRRLYLKEEKTKGNFTMGPSNVQDSLAKKLAGRKWRKAIPFKEFPSSLPVAKLASGDVEVIMNLGDPLNQDVDTARNIVQEVRTLLPPEMFDLSKLVCGTYVDSRLLVLRGVNGSALLFTRSCVDESSR, from the exons ATGGCGCTATGTGGAATTGGTTGGGTTCCAAGGGTGGAACGTGTTGAAATAGTGTATTTTAGTGGGAATTTGTCAAAAAGACTGATCAGATCCAGTCCCATACGTTTGATTGGGAAGTCCTCTAGCTCGAATCAGAGACAATTTTTGGGTGTACGGTGCTCATCAGCAAGAAAAGCTGTATCATCGATGGAATCCGAAGAAAATGCTCGGAGTGCTCTATTGGATTCTGTGGAGGAAGAACTGGAGCATGTTACGAGGTTCAAGATATCCGATTTTAAGATTCTTGATTGTGTTAGCATTGGCCTTGGTGGACGG GCCGATGAGATAATTTTTGAAGCCTCAGTGAAGAATGCTAAAAG CCCTCTGTATGATTCAAGAGTTGTTCTTCGACGGCTTACTACTGTTCAAGCCCAGCGCAGAGGAAAAAGAGCTATTCAG GTGTTGAAGAAGCTAATTCGTCGGAGACTTATGTACCATTCTTACTCAGTACAAGTTCATGGTTACATTTCTTCACCTACAAGTAGTGGTCGAGGTTCGTTTACCCTGGTCCATGGG TATCATGGCAGTTTCTCCTTAAGACATTGGCTTCAACAGTCAGATTGGCTTCCGACCCTTGAAGCTACTCTTGTATTGGATGAAGAGTCTGTTAGGAGGGTGGGAGATGACACAGTAGGAGGGCCGGCAGTTAGTCGGCAATTGCGCCTTTTTCGAATATTGATGAGGGATCTTTTGATtgga GTGAATTACTTGCACAGCCATGGACTTGCCCATACAGAGTTGAGGCTGGAGAATGTGCACATAAGCCCAGTGGATAGGCATATTAAA GTAGGAATATTGGGAAATGCTGCTGACTTTTATGAGAACAGTTCGAATTCTAGTGCTCTGGACAACAACTTGGATAGGCGACAAATGATGATTGCATTTGACATGAG ATGTGTTGGATTTATGATGGCAAAAATGGTGTTGCGGGAACTCATGGATCCCTTAATCTTTACGAAgttcaaatcatttctcatgaAG GGAAAGGATCCTTCATGCTTGCGTGAATTTCTTCTGAAAGTCCTTGGTAGGAATTCCCCATTGGGAAATACTGGACTCCAA ATACTGGATAGGAATTGGGGTGCAGGTTGGAACCTTTTGTCCTCATTGCTTGCAACCAAACCTTCCAAACGAATAAG TTGTTTAGATGCTCTTAGACACCCTTTTCTTTGTGGTCCAAGATGGCGGGTAGTCCCATCCATGGATATAATCAGATGGGGTCTTGGTTCTACTGCTGTAAGGATTACTGAGGAATACATTTATGGCCAACATCAG CGTAGTAGGCTTTCCTACTTCATCGAGTTGATGGAAATGCTGAATCCTAACTCAAAGCCAAAG AACTGGCTGGACTTGCTTCCTGGAAAATGGCGGTTAGTGTACTGTACTGGGAGGCACATAGGCTTGACGCTCCGCCAGCCTCCTGCCCGAGTCCTCATTGGTGACGTGCACCTGAGTGTGTCAAGAGCATCAAAGTTGAACACCAATCTGTCATTCACCTCAGACATTGGATTCACAGTCATGATTGGTCGGGTTTGGCCCCATGACAAGACTGGCATAATTGGGAAATTGCAAGTAGACTCGTTATTCAGATTAACTGCCGGAAGACGGCTGTATCTTAAGGAAGAAAAGACCAAAGGAAACTTCACCATGGGTCCATCAAATGTTCAAGATTCTCTGGCTAAGAAATTAGCAGGTAGAAAATGGAGGAAAGCAATCCCTTTTAAGGAGTTTCCATCAAGCCTTCCAGTGGCCAAACTTGCTTCAGGAGACGTCGAGGTGATAATGAATCTTGGTGATCCATTGAATCAAGATGTCGATACTGCAAGAAACATAGTGCAGGAAGTTCGGACACTACTCCCACCTGAAATGTTTGATTTGTCAAAGCTTGTATGTGGAACATATGTGGACTCCAGGCTGCTAGTCCTGCGTGGGGTGAATGGATCAGCCCTCCTATTCACAAGGTCTTGTGTCGATGAAAGCAGTAGATAA